In the genome of Montipora foliosa isolate CH-2021 chromosome 3, ASM3666993v2, whole genome shotgun sequence, one region contains:
- the LOC137997773 gene encoding uncharacterized protein — protein MEIIDDFDFLSLWQEISGALVRIAGQISPVRKREWQDAIDKFLKEPLTAEDERNVEELLSWYKSDIDVKKSLDELKVITKEGMDQLKGVRGLLEEKIPMIQAIEEKLQGLETAYQENAQVTKDKLAELHQLIDSLGSTSGSSNLIAGSVHDLCSGKGDDLCTSQQGMTSNYSKGNDDRHSSSSNYSTTADSSQLTTTSYQPSHHKLFAKPFAPRSSSDIPLGMEVLFTRSRGWLSRGKVKYIGSFPGRHETYIGIELGSGQEGKHYGPSHGQSLFTCKPNRTIFVPFNKVVMCYGER, from the exons ATGGAGATAATAGATGACTTCGACTTTTTATCGCTGTGGCAGGAAATAAGTGGAGCCCTTGTTAGAATTGCAGGCCAAATCAGCCCTGTGAGGAAACGTGAGTGGCAGGATGCCATTGATAAATTTTTAAAGGAACCCCTCACAGCAGAGGACGAAAGAAATGTAGAAGAACTCCTGAGCTGGTATAAAAGCGATATAGATGTTAAGAAATCCTTAGATGAATTGAAAGTTATAACTAAAGAAGGAATGGATCAGTTGAAAGGTGTCCGGGGATTGCTTGAAGAAAAGATTCCTATGATTCAGGCAATTGAAGAGAAACTGCAAGGCCTAGAAACAGCATATCAAGAGAACGCTCAAGTCACAAAAGATAAGCTAGCTGAGTTGCATCAATTAATAGACAGCCTTGGCTCCACATCTGGCAGTTCTAATTTAATTGCAG GATCTGTGCACGATCTCTGCAGTGGCAAAGGTGACGATTTATGCACCTCACAACAAGGAATGACGTCAAATTATTCCAAGGGCAATGATGACCGCCATTCTTCCTCTTCGAATTATTCCACCACCGCGGATTCTTCGCAGCTCACGACCACATCTTACCAGCCATCTCATCACAAACTGTTTGCTAAACCCTTTGCACCGAGATCTAGTAGCGACATTCCATTAGGAATGGAAGTACTATTTACTAGGTCACGTGGATGGCTTTCCCGAGGAAAAGTGAAGTATATTGGCTCGTTTCCGGGTCGCCATGAAACATACATCGGGATAGAACTGGGATCCGGTCAAG AAGGAAAGCACTATGGACCTTCTCATGGACAGAGCTTATTCACATG TAAACCAAACCGCACAATTTTCGTCCCCTTCAACAAAGTTGTCATGTGTTATGGTGAAAGGTGA